The following coding sequences lie in one Hippoglossus hippoglossus isolate fHipHip1 chromosome 14, fHipHip1.pri, whole genome shotgun sequence genomic window:
- the dgat2 gene encoding diacylglycerol O-acyltransferase 2, whose product MKTILAAYSGVLKGTGSSILSALQDLPVAFWPCRSKMEKHLQVLSVLQWVISFLAMGAACTLLLIYTFCTDCWLIAAIYTAWLIFDWNTPKQGGRRSSWVRSWTVWTYFRDYFPIRLIKTHNLLPSRNYIFGYHPHGILCFGAFCNFGTEATGFSKKFPGIKPSLATLAGNFRMPVLRDYLMSGGICPVNRNSIDYLLSHSGTGNAVIIVVGGAAESLHCTQGMNIVHLKKRKGFVRLALQKGSDLVPVYSFGENDAYKQVIFEEGTYWRYLQKKLQKIIGFAPCLFHGCGLFFGNSWGIVPFCNPITTIVGEPITVPKIEDPTEEMVDLYHAMYIQSLQCLFDKYKTRFGLKESDVLYIQ is encoded by the exons ATGAAGACCATTCTGGCTGCGTACTCAGGCGTCCTCAAAG GGACCGGCTCCAGTATCCTCTCTGCCCTGCAGGACCTGCCAGTGGCGTTCTGGCCCTGCAGATCCAAGATGGAAAAACATCTGCAGgtcctctctgtgctgcagtgggTCATCAGCTTCCTAGCCATgg GTGCTGCCTGTACTTTGCTGTTGATCTACACGTTCTGCACTGATTGCTGGCTCATCGCTGCCATTTACACGGCCTGGCTCATCTTTGACTGGAACACCCCAAAGCAAG GTGGAAGGAGGTCGTCCTGGGTGAGGAGCTGGACAGTGTGGACGTATTTCCGAGACTACTTCCCAATCAGG CTCATTAAAACCCACAACCTGCTGCCCAGCCGGAACTACATATTTGGCTACCACCCTCACGGCATCCTGTGTTTCGGCGCTTTCTGCAACTTTGGGACTGAGGCCACCGGCTTCTCCAAGAAATTCCCGGGCATCAAGCCCTCCCTGGCGACGCTGGCGGGAAATTTCCGCATGCCTGTGCTTCGGGACTACCTGATGTCTGGAG GTATCTGTCCAGTGAACAGGAACTCCATCGACTACCTGCTGTCGCATAGCGGGACAGGAAACGCTGTTATCATCGTTGTCGGAGGTGCAGCGGAGTCTCTGCACTGTACACAGGGCATGAACATTGTCCACCTGAAGAAACGTAAAGGCTTCGTGAGGCTGGCCCTGCAGAAAGG GTCTGACCTGGTTCCAGTCTACTCCTTCGGAGAGAACGACGCCTACAAGCAGGTGATCTTTGAGGAGGGAACCTACTGGAGATATCTCCAGAAGAAACTACAGAAGATCATAGGCTTTGCCCCGTGTCTTTTCCATGGATGTGGCCTCTTCTTTGGAAACTCCTGGGGCATCGTGCCTTTTTGCAACCCGATCACCACCATCG ttggGGAGCCGATCACAGTGCCAAAAATTGAGGATCCAACTGAAGAGATGGTGGATCTCTACCATGCAATGTACATCCAGTCTCTCCAGTGCCTTTTCGACAAGTACAAGACCCGCTTTGGCCTGAAAGAGAGTGATGTCCTGTACATCCAATGA